In Mangifera indica cultivar Alphonso chromosome 7, CATAS_Mindica_2.1, whole genome shotgun sequence, the genomic window TCTCAGCCACTTGGAACAGAATTTCTTGTCACTAAACAGAAATTCTAGTAGAAAAAGGCATCAATGAATCTCCTAATTTAATCAACAAAAAGAAATCTATGAATCTTCTCATGATCATGTAGCATCAACCTAGCCAAAAAGAGATTAATCCCCCAGGTTCTTAAGCTTAAGCTTTGATTAAGTTACCTACGAAGCCACCATTACTACAGCTGCTGCCTCTGCATTCTTACTAGAATCCCATTGTCCTCAATTCCACAATTTAATTCATAGAGCTCGAATTTAAGAATTTCAAGTCATAAATTCAAGATTTTCCATTAAAAACCAGTGCCAAGCTAATAAATATCATTACAAAATTGTCCATCAACCTTAAACATGACTGAATGTCTAAAACTCCCAATTGGCCCATTTTGTTTGTATTCTCACACATCTCTTAACGACCTGCTTTTCGGCCATGGGCCATGGCAGTTGCGGTTGTGAAACTACCAATGACCCATGCTACCGCCGTCGACCAAACCCTTAGAAGAATTGAGTTAAGCTTAGcactaatatttaaaacattctaAGTACTTATACACAACAATTTAAAGCCAAATCAAATATAGATCAACtataatattacaaaatcaATTGGAGAATATTTATAACACCCTTTCTAAAAGTATTGCTCTTCAGAAAAAAGCGTAACGATTGTTTATTAAAACAtcattattaaacttaaaaaatttcatccatACAATTCAtgacttgaaattaaaaaataataccaatGACGATTAAGTTTTCTAATGAGAAATTCTAAAAATTCATTGTTAGAAGtatgaatttgtttaattttaatgataatataaataatttatcattaaaattatgaaataatacttttaataaatggatatttatcttcttctttttttaatgtctGTAAACCCCCTTTCTTTAAGTATAAGCTAATGCATGTAAATTTGAAATGGTCCTCCGTTCGTTTGATTAACAAGCCCCACTAGTGGGACAATTGTGATAAAAAGAGgtcgaaggactatttcccacctaagttttaatgtcAAAATAAATACGCATTTATAgggtttaaaaaacttaaaatctcattCGTAAAGttacttctattaattttttcagttaaaggtaaaagtaaaatcattattttataaaaaatatttaaaaagtataaaattcattatattttctctcaaagttttaaaaactaacaacttcattcctacttaaagttttttaactttgaaaaataacatttttctcctaAACCTAGAATTTATTTCCTTCCCCTCTTTGGCCACCATTTTCAGCTACCAGCAGCAAACTAATGAAACGTTAATCAATGTGTCCTCATCTTTCTAATCATTAAAATAGagtaatatataatcacatgatgtcatattatttatatacttatttatatattttaaagtatgTATGTGTAACGTTACTCTTAATTAACTTGGGCATCATGCAGAGGgaattaacattaataataagtGAGGGTGAAACccaattattttttgtaagatAGTTTAGAGCATCAATGCTATGCCTATTAATACATATTGGCTCTGTCACTTTCTAAATGGTTCCACTTCATTGCCTGTTTTAATTATAGATGTAAACATGTCAACTCTCTAAGTTGAAAGTTTTCAAGACATGTctggttttcatttttttaattcaactaaatgaattttttaaaatttttttaagcaGACAATGTCATTTTCtaagtctctctctctctctcagacacacacacatatatatgtatatattcttattttagtCAGGCAGCAgcaaaataatgaaattgaCATTTTAACCTCAATTAGCATGAACAATGTTCACATTTAATGGGTAAGaatcatcatttcatcaaacattagggggaaaatagttatttggccagAAGAAAATGACTTTTTAGTTTATGCTATCTAATAGAGGTATTCACAATGAGAATTTTTGTGTACATATACATCCAATttggtgaaattttttataaaaattttacaaaaagaaGCATATCAACGGAAGGGAAATAATTAACATAACACAAAAAGTGAGAAATGAAATGGGTCAATAATAAGAAACGAATTATGATCATTAAATCATGGTGTCATAAGGAATAAATACCAAGAGGGAAAATATTCTCTAGGGTAGATCCAAAAGGTATTCTTATAAAGTAATGGAGTGATGTATGAAATTCCTTAAAAACACCCAtcagcaattaaaattaaaaaatgggatGATTAAAAGTTTCTATCAAAATTGATAAGGTAGAAGGGCCTCTAAATTAAGAAGGGTGCACACTGTGCATTGTAGCCCCCAGAAGCATGTGAAAATGCCCCCCCTTCCCTCTTCCTTAAATAATTGGTCCCAGTCTCTGCATGTCTTCACGTGCCCTGATTCCTCCCATCTCCACTCCTGTTAATTACACCATCACCTTCTGCATAGGATTCTAAGGCcccatatgaaatttttatttattgattcatATGATAACAATATTCATATTCAAAtgtataataatctttttttttatatatttttagacgTACAATTATCTAGAGCCTCCAATCAGCTGAGGGTGATTTCAACTGTGGGTGAAAAAGAGCTTTAGACTCTTCTTATGATAAGACAAAATTCTTGATAAATGAGAGAGAGGAAAGAGAAAAGGGAAGAAGGggtttggttttctttttcttttgatttgtAATGTTGTGTTGTTTGCATCATTTTGCCAATTCACAGTGAGTGAGAAAGAGCAAGAAAATCTTGAGAGAAAAGGTAAGAAAGAAGGAAAATCTTAAAACcctttgaaaaaataatcatGTTTGATGGAGTTCCAGCTGACCAGTTGCACCAGTTCATAACTACTTCATCTACAAGGccttcttctcttcctcttcctctcccttttcctttttcctctTCATCTCTTCAACATCACTATCACCATCATGCCTCCAACACCGGTATTTTCCCTACTTTTGATCCTTACACTTCCACCCCTCTTCCTTCTCAACAAGTTCTACAGCTCCCCCACTATCATTTTTTGCACCCATTGCACCACCACCAGCAATACTCACCAGCCCAGAAACATCATCAAGAAAAACAAGACGACAATAACAGCAACGGCAGCTTGGTGGCTATGAATTTCGAGATTGAAAGGGATAGATCCATAACGGAACCAGATGAAATTGATGCAGCTTGGTCTAATGAAGAAGTACTTGCACTGTTGAGGATCAGATCTAACTTTGAGAATTGGTTCCCGGAATTCACCTGGGAACATGTATCAAGGTACCTTTTCTCCTTTCTATgcaatttgttcaatttttatcctcattttttcttattttggtaACTGCAAAATAAGGTGAAATTAGGGTTGAAGGtggattatttatatattcatggGGTAATTCATACAGTGACTCATGAAATCATGGAATTTTGTGACTTGAATGAGGTGCTGTAGTACTTTTAGCTGTTGGTTTCTTCATGAAATTTACCCCAGTAGCTCAATCGGGATCGTCAAAGCTACAGTAAGAGAGAGAATCGTTAAAGAAAGAAGTTCCCGCTGACTCCTCctgtataaattaataaaattaatagatattgtAAAACACAGAGAATAAATGCTCATGGTCATCTTGGTTTTATGCATTTATGATATGTGCAGGAAGCTTGAAGAGATCGGGTACAAGAGGAGTGCAGAAAAGTGTAAGGCGAAATTTGAAGAGGAGAGCAGAAGCTTCAACAGCATTAATAATTACAACAAAAGCTATAGATTTTTGAGTGAATTTGAAGAGGTTTATAATGGTCATCATCAAAACCAGGTGGTGGTTGCTCAAGATAATAACAAGAAGATGGAGAAGCCacgagaagaagaagaagaaggagaaaaatACGACGAGATGGAAGGTGATATGTTGGATGAAGATTCGAAGAAAGAGGAGATAAGTGTGGGGCATCCAAGTGAGGATAATGAGACATTGGTGGAGAAATCAAAAGgcaagaagaagaggaaaagaaaggagTTTGAGATGTTCAAAGGCTTTTGTGAAGACATTGTAAAGAAGATGATGGCCCAACAAGAGGAGATGATGAATAAGCTTCTTGAAGACATGGTGAAGAGAGATGAAGAGAAACTTGCCAGAGAAGAAGCTAGGAAGAAACAAGAGATGGATAGGATTAATAAGGAGCTTGAAATTAGGGCTGATGAACAAGTCATTTCTGGTGATAGACAATCCACCATAATCAAATTCTTAAAGGCCTTCACTTCTTCTGAAACTCTGTGCTTTGATAAGGTACTCAACACTTTAAATTCGTCCACTTCATCTACACAAAACAATCTAGAAATGCCCACTTCAGCTAGCCATCaagtttcatctttttctccAAACCAAAGCAGTCAAGTGACATCCTCTTCAGTACCACCCGAGCCTTTAGCACCACAAGACCCCGGTTTAAATCTAGCTGAGCCTTTAGCACCACAAGACCCCAGTTTAAATCTGGCTCCAATCCAAAACCCTAATTCTCCCAAAGCCCGAGACATGCAAAACCCACCAACAACTTTTTTCTCAAAACAAATTGCCACTCAAAATCATGGAAGTACCATTGACAAAGAAGACCTCGGCAAGAGATGGCCAAGAGATGAAGTGTTTGCACTGATAAACCTAAGGTGCAGCCTCTACAACAATGGAGAAGACAAAGAAGGagcggcggcggcggcggcaAAGACTCCATTATGGGAGAGAATTTCACAAGGGA contains:
- the LOC123220715 gene encoding trihelix transcription factor GTL2-like, with translation MFDGVPADQLHQFITTSSTRPSSLPLPLPFPFSSSSLQHHYHHHASNTGIFPTFDPYTSTPLPSQQVLQLPHYHFLHPLHHHQQYSPAQKHHQEKQDDNNSNGSLVAMNFEIERDRSITEPDEIDAAWSNEEVLALLRIRSNFENWFPEFTWEHVSRKLEEIGYKRSAEKCKAKFEEESRSFNSINNYNKSYRFLSEFEEVYNGHHQNQVVVAQDNNKKMEKPREEEEEGEKYDEMEGDMLDEDSKKEEISVGHPSEDNETLVEKSKGKKKRKRKEFEMFKGFCEDIVKKMMAQQEEMMNKLLEDMVKRDEEKLAREEARKKQEMDRINKELEIRADEQVISGDRQSTIIKFLKAFTSSETLCFDKVLNTLNSSTSSTQNNLEMPTSASHQVSSFSPNQSSQVTSSSVPPEPLAPQDPGLNLAEPLAPQDPSLNLAPIQNPNSPKARDMQNPPTTFFSKQIATQNHGSTIDKEDLGKRWPRDEVFALINLRCSLYNNGEDKEGAAAAAAKTPLWERISQGMSELGYQRSAKRCKEKWENINKYFRKTKDKNRKRSLDSRTCPYFHQLSNLYNKGTLVAPSDATENCSTALPENHHPSSSQGGSSADSIVHQDEKFLVQAEPPAAFDFDF